GCCCACCACGCCCAGGCCCGCGACCGCGAGGCGTATCGTGCGCATGGATTAAGTCTACAAAATCTGTGCTAGACTCTCGGTATGTCAATACTCTGGATCTGGCTCTGGCTGAATCCGCTCGCTTGCGCGGGGCTTGCCCCGACGTGCGTCAGCAAGGCCGCGGATGCGAGCTACCAGGAGCCGGCCGACCTCAAGGCCCTGATGGGCTGCCAGAAGAGGAAGCTGGCCCGCTCCGTCTCGGACTACCAGGCCAAGCATGGCACAGAGCCCCCGGAGGAGACCCTGGAGGGCTGGCAGGAACTGCAGCGCGGCGAGGTGCGGGACTTCATCCAGCGCCATCCGGACCGGTCCGTCATCGAGGGAGATGTCGACTCCGAGGCGGGCGGCGAGCCGGCCGGGCCGGACCAGGGCGGAGGCGGCGCGGCGGCCAAGCCGGGCCAGGTCGTGAAGAGCGCGCAGACCAAGCCGGCCCAGGGCCGGGCGAGCGCGAAGGTCAAGCCGGGCCAGGCCGCGCGGAGCGCTCAGGCCGAGCCGGTCCAGGGCCAGGCGAGCGCGGCGGTCAAGCTGGGCCAGGGCGGGAAGGGCGCTCAGGCCAAGTCAGTCCAAGGCCCATCGAGCGCGACGGTCAAGCCGGACCAGGCCGAAGAGAGCCCGAAGGCCGAACCGGGCCAGGGTCAGGCGGAGCAGGCTCCGCCCGCGGACCTCGAGGCGCTCAAGAAGGACCTGTTGGAGAAGTCGGACCAGGGGCGCAAGGGCGTCACTCCGGAGATGGCCGCGGAGATCGTAGCCGCCCTCAAGAAGCAGCAGGGCTCGGTGAGCCCCGACATGGCCGCGCTCCTCGACGCGGTCCAGAAGGACGGCCCGAACCTGTCGGCGGACACGTTCCATAAGCTCCAGGACGCCGCGCGCAAAGCCAATGCCTCGGGGCTGGATCTGGGGGCCTCTCCGGAGGTCGAGGACTCCCTCCTGAAGGGCGAGTACGATAAGGACCAGCCCGCGCCGGCCCCGCCCGCTCCCGGCACGGACTAGGTCAGCCGCCGGGCTTGGAGACGGCCAGCCCGCCGCCCATGATGAGCGCGCCCTGCAGGAAGGCCAGGCCCAAAGAGACCCTGAGGCCCAGAAAGATGGCGTCGATGATGGTGTCGATGTCGAAGAGCAGGGCCCAGGCCAGGCAGGCCGCCAAGCCGGCCGCGGCCCAAGCGCCCACGTTGTAGAGGTGCGTCAGACGCCGGGCCACGGCCTTGGCCCGGGCCGCGCCCTTGGCCGGCTCATAGCCCACCAGCGAGTCCTGGAGCCGCTTGAGGTCCAGACCGGCCTTCTCGAGACGCGCCTCTCCGGCCTCTACCTTCTTGCGCGCGTCTCGGTCCTCCGCGAGCCGGGAGTAGACGGCCTGGCCCGGGGCCGTGATCCAGCGTTCCACGGCGTCGTGGGCGCGGCCTTCCGGCGCCCAGTGGTTGAGCCCGTAGCTGGCCGCGGCCGCGGAGCCGGCCACCACGCTCGTGGCCACCAAGGTGTGGAAGAGGCGGACGATCATGCTTATATGATAGCGCTATTCCTTTGATAGTGTCCCATGCTCGTACATGGGCGCATGGCTGCAGACTGCCAGATTTTATTTGAGCATGATCTGAGCCGCGTATGAGCTCCCTCGGAGGAACCTGCCTTATAATATTGGTATGAAGACGGGAAGAGGGATTATGAAAAAGATGAATTTGAAGATCCTGCTCGAACTCGCGGCCGCGCTTGTTTTTCTGGGTGTCCCGTCGCAAGCCGGCGAAAACTCAGTCATGACCTCGCAACTGGCGATAGCGGCAACTCCCCAAAAGGGCTGGCTCTCCAAGGCGTCCTCCGCAATCGCCCCGGTGTCTAAAGCGCCGGAAGCCCTGCCGGCAGCGGGCGCGAACCTGAAGAGCAAGGGCGCGGAGCCCGTGAAGTCGGTGGAGCCGCGCAAGCCGCGGGTCTCCAGGCTGCAGGAGCCGGGCGAAGCGTTCGGCGGCGGAGCGGCGAAGCGGATCCGGGATGCGGCCAGGATGCTGGCGGAACAGGCTACAGAGACCAAGAGCGCGCAGTAAACCGCTATTTCTTGGGAGCAACGCGGCGCAGCAGGAAAGCCTGCACGGCCTTCGGGTAGGCCGCCCCGGTCTCCAAGTAGCCCTCGTCGTGGCCGCCCGTCATCTCCAGGAACTCCTTGGGCTGCGGCGCCGCCGCGAACAAGGCTTGGCCCATGCGGAAGGGCACGACGCGGTCCTGGCGGCTGTGCATGACCAGGACCGGACACTGGATGCGGGGGATCTTGGCCAGGTTGTCGTAGCGCATGGTCACCATGAGGCGCACGGGCAGCCAGGGGAACACCTCGCGGCCCATGTCCACGATGGAGGTGAATGCGCTCTCCAGGATGAGGGCCTTGGGCGGATGGCGCAAGGCCGTCTCCAGAGCGATCCCGTTGCCGAGGGACTCGCCGTAGATGACGAGTCGGTCGGGCGGGTAGCGCTTGGCCTGCGTCAGCCAGCGCCAGGCCGCCTCCGCGTCGCGGTAGGTGCCCTGCTCGGACGGACTGCCGGCGCTCTTGCCGTAGCCGCGGTAGTCGAAGAGCAGCACGCTCAGGCCCAGCCGGTGGAACAGGTCCGCCTTGGGGACCCGGCTGCTCACGTTGCCGGCGTTGCCGTGGCAGTACAGCAGGACGAGCCTTTGTGCCGCCAGGGGGCCCCCGGCGGCCGGGAGGAACCAACCGTGCAGCGCGACCCCATCCTCGGCGCGGAGCGCCACCTCCTCATGGGAGAGGCCGAAGGTCCGGGGGATGACCGTGAAGTCCCGCGCGGGATGATAGATGTTGGCCGTCTCGAAGCGCCGCAGACCGACCCAGCCCGCGACCAGGAGGGCGATGACGAGGACCGTCTGCCGCATGCCGGGCATGGTATCACAAACCCCTGGCGGCAGTCGAGGCGATGCGTCCGCCGGCACGGCTGGAAGGAGGGGCGTGGAATTTGTAGATTAGGCGCATGACGAATAGAGACGAAGGACAGCATCGTTCCATCCTGAGAAAGCTCGCCCGCCAGGCGATGCTCGACAGAGGGCTGCTCCCTGATTTCCCGCCCCAGGCGCTCGCCGAGCTCGATGCCATCCGCGGGCCCGCGGCGCGACCCGAAGGGCCGGCGCGGGATCTTAGGAGCTTCCTCTGGTGCTCCATAGACAACGATGATTCGCGCGACCTGGACCAGCTCACCGTCGCCGAGGCCGCGCCGGGAGGGTCCGTAAAGGTCCTGGTGGCCATCGCCGATGTGGACGCTCTCGTCGTCAAGGGGTCGGCGCTGGACGAACATGCGCGGCAGAACACCACTTCGGTCTACACCGCGGCCGAGACGTTCCCGATGCTGCCCGAGAGGCTCTCCACCGACTTGACCTCTCTCAACAGCGAGGCGGACCGGCTCGCCGTCGTCGTCGAGATGGTCGTCGCCGCGGACGGAGCCCTGCAGAGCTCGGATATCTATCGGGCGCTGGTGCGCAATCGCGCCAAACTCGCCTACAACAGCCTCGCCGGCTGGCTGGAGGGCGCCGGGCCGATGCCCCAGGAGGTCGGCGCCGTCGGCGGTCTCGAAGAGAATCTCCGGCTGCAGGACCGCGTGGCCCAGAAGCTGAAGGCGCTCCGGCATGTGCATGGAGCGCTCGACTTCGATACCATAGAAGCGCGCCCGGTCTTCGACGGGGATGTCCTCAAGGATTACGCGGCCGAGAGGAAGAACCAGGCCAAAGGCATCATCGAGGATTTCATGATCGCCGCCAACGGAGTCACCGCGCGGTTCCTCGCGTCCAAGAAGCGGCCGTCCTTGCGGCGCGTCGTGCGCACGCCCAAACGCTGGGATCGGATCGTCGAGCTCGCCTCGGAGCGGGGCTTCACGCTGCCCCAGGAGCCCGACTCGAAAGCCCTGGATCGGTTCTTGACCGCGCAGAAGACCGCCGATCCTCTGCGTTTCCCCGATCTCTGCCTCAGCGTCATCAAGCTGCTGGGCGCCGGTGAATATGTCGTCGAACTCCCGGGGGGCGGCGCGGTCGGGCACTTCGGTCTGGCCGTCAGGGACTATGCCCACTCCACGGCTCCCAATCGCCGCTACCCGGATGTCATCACGCAGCGGCTCCTGAAGGCGGCCCTGGCCGGGAGCTCCTCGCCCTAC
This DNA window, taken from Elusimicrobiota bacterium, encodes the following:
- a CDS encoding RNB domain-containing ribonuclease: MTNRDEGQHRSILRKLARQAMLDRGLLPDFPPQALAELDAIRGPAARPEGPARDLRSFLWCSIDNDDSRDLDQLTVAEAAPGGSVKVLVAIADVDALVVKGSALDEHARQNTTSVYTAAETFPMLPERLSTDLTSLNSEADRLAVVVEMVVAADGALQSSDIYRALVRNRAKLAYNSLAGWLEGAGPMPQEVGAVGGLEENLRLQDRVAQKLKALRHVHGALDFDTIEARPVFDGDVLKDYAAERKNQAKGIIEDFMIAANGVTARFLASKKRPSLRRVVRTPKRWDRIVELASERGFTLPQEPDSKALDRFLTAQKTADPLRFPDLCLSVIKLLGAGEYVVELPGGGAVGHFGLAVRDYAHSTAPNRRYPDVITQRLLKAALAGSSSPYEKEELAALAKRCTEMEDSAKKVERQVEKSAAAMLLESRLGERFDAIVTGASDKGTWVRLLNPPIEGRLESGFAGMDVGRRLRVQLMSTDVARGYINFKTVA
- a CDS encoding alpha/beta hydrolase, producing MPGMRQTVLVIALLVAGWVGLRRFETANIYHPARDFTVIPRTFGLSHEEVALRAEDGVALHGWFLPAAGGPLAAQRLVLLYCHGNAGNVSSRVPKADLFHRLGLSVLLFDYRGYGKSAGSPSEQGTYRDAEAAWRWLTQAKRYPPDRLVIYGESLGNGIALETALRHPPKALILESAFTSIVDMGREVFPWLPVRLMVTMRYDNLAKIPRIQCPVLVMHSRQDRVVPFRMGQALFAAAPQPKEFLEMTGGHDEGYLETGAAYPKAVQAFLLRRVAPKK